CGGTTTCCTCTTCTTCTTCCTCATCCTTTTCTTCATCCATCTCTTCACGGATTTTTTCGAGAACTTTTTCGAGTTCGTCCACTTCATTGTTTTCTTCGCGTTCGTAGCTCACCTCCACTACGATTTCTCCTTCTGTTGTAGTTCCTGTAACGGTGTTGTCCAGGTGGCGGCTCGCCATTGCATCAGTGAACTCTAACATTGCTTCTGATGGCACAAGAAATTCTGCTTTTCTCATTTGATTTAGATTTTAATTGTTAAACATTGATTTGATTGTTTTGTTTTTTCATGCTGCTTTCTTCATCGTAAAAGTGATTGCCTCACTTTCGATTTCGTCATGTGTTTTTACTTTCCCCTGCGTAATCCACTCCTGCAACTCAGATAAATGGAAATAGAGTTTATTTCCTTTCTTGAAATGGGGAACAAGTTTTCGGGAAGTTTTTTCGTACAGCGTGGTAATTTTCAGCTTGAGAAATTCGGCTGCTTGCTGTACATCGAGAATTTCAGGCAACTGTTTTTTCGTTGCGCCCAGTTGCTCTGGTAAGATTTCTTTCAGCGCATCCTTGAGGAATTCCTTGAACTCTTGCTCGGAAATGTTGGTTAAAAATTGTATCATCTTTGTTACGGATTATTGGTTTATCCGCGACAAAGATTTTGCTATTTTTTTGGTTTTGTTCGGTACTTGAGGGTTCAGGAAGGGTGGATTCTTCTATTCCTCTGGCATTATCTCTTTATCAATCAGCTTCTGAATGTCAGTTAATGTCTGTAATAGAGCGGTAATGTTTTTTTGCGTAGCAATTCGCGCCAGTTCCGATTTATTCAGGTTTTGCCGTATGGTATCTGCGCTGTACCCGGTGAGTATTGAAAATGCCTGACCAGTTTCCTTATTATTAAGGTATTCATCTTTCAGGATTACTTGTGTTTTGCGAAGGCAATAAATTAAAAGAGCAGTTTGTTCCTGATTGAGCCGCGTTGCTTTATCATCACGCTCGCGTTTGATTTTGCCTTTGGTTTTTATTTTTTCAGTTCCGCTTATCTCCTCTTTGCTTCCTTCAGGCTCTAACTGAAGGGCAAGCATTTCTTTTTGCAGTATAAACTGGCTGACCGCCCATTTCAAAAAAATTTCAAGT
This window of the Bacteroidota bacterium genome carries:
- a CDS encoding helix-turn-helix domain-containing protein; this translates as MIQFLTNISEQEFKEFLKDALKEILPEQLGATKKQLPEILDVQQAAEFLKLKITTLYEKTSRKLVPHFKKGNKLYFHLSELQEWITQGKVKTHDEIESEAITFTMKKAA